In Bacillus sp. DX3.1, the following proteins share a genomic window:
- a CDS encoding DUF3891 family protein has translation MIIRQKKEELILIRQHDHGFLSGEIAKHFTTRFFASKVYLKESIAAIYEHDRCWIKLDKTPIWNDAKELPYSFMDCPSSLRFVFYTLGLDEIEATNPYGALLCSKHFTSFPLNNEDTEMVHFYQQEQNRQKRLLKTLTNIAQSTLEEHYKLLKFCDELSLYACMNEPGVKKNEEIDLFKEGFEGMEIYNRYSDSPIIAEWIDEKKIRVTPFPFATEFKTHVRFKSLHKNEIEKSGIVQADKNVEFKKQEICFIR, from the coding sequence ATGATCATTCGTCAAAAAAAAGAAGAACTGATACTGATTCGGCAACATGATCATGGATTTCTGTCAGGAGAAATAGCAAAACATTTTACGACTCGTTTTTTTGCAAGTAAGGTTTATCTGAAAGAGTCTATCGCTGCTATTTATGAGCATGACCGTTGCTGGATTAAATTAGATAAAACTCCGATTTGGAATGATGCAAAAGAATTACCATACTCTTTTATGGATTGTCCGAGTTCATTACGGTTTGTTTTTTATACATTAGGGCTTGATGAGATTGAAGCTACGAATCCATATGGAGCACTACTTTGCAGTAAGCACTTTACTTCATTTCCACTTAATAATGAAGATACTGAAATGGTTCATTTTTATCAACAAGAGCAAAATCGTCAAAAAAGACTTTTGAAAACGTTAACAAACATTGCGCAATCTACTCTTGAGGAACATTATAAACTTCTCAAATTTTGTGATGAATTGTCTCTCTATGCCTGTATGAATGAACCTGGTGTAAAGAAAAATGAAGAAATTGATTTATTTAAAGAAGGATTTGAAGGGATGGAAATATATAATCGATATAGTGACAGTCCTATAATAGCTGAATGGATAGATGAAAAAAAGATTCGAGTTACACCATTTCCTTTTGCAACGGAATTTAAAACCCATGTAAGATTCAAGTCTTTACATAAGAATGAAATAGAAAAGAGTGGGATAGTTCAAGCAGATAAGAACGTAGAATTCAAAAAACAAGAAATTTGTTTTATCAGGTAA
- a CDS encoding HU family DNA-binding protein, translating into MNKTELIKHVAQTAEISQKEATVAVQSVFDSITNALQTGDKVQLIGFGTFEVRERSARTGRNPQTGEEIQIAAGKVPAFKAGKELKEAVK; encoded by the coding sequence ATGAATAAAACAGAATTAATTAAACATGTTGCCCAAACAGCTGAAATTTCACAAAAGGAAGCCACTGTAGCCGTGCAATCCGTATTTGATTCGATTACAAATGCTTTGCAAACTGGTGACAAAGTACAGCTTATCGGATTTGGCACGTTTGAAGTACGCGAACGATCAGCTCGTACAGGACGTAATCCACAAACAGGTGAAGAAATTCAAATTGCTGCTGGAAAAGTACCTGCATTTAAAGCAGGTAAAGAATTAAAAGAAGCTGTGAAATAA
- a CDS encoding nucleotidyltransferase — protein MKVIKKIGRFCSVDHDGYMINDSHMNKVQPAFFEVIQEVKDTCIRLLKNDLHSIYIRGSIPRGIGIEGIADIDTIVLVGKDPKVIDLGGRENIEKEILRNFHCVSGVEFSFYHVEDVLDSTNFLFVSFMIQTHSICIFGEDVRYQLPKYKVSIELANEHLIHLQKQIEQAREELIHHNGSDDIQDCCRWIMKIIVRAGLALTIDREALYSRDLYPAYELFSKHFPDQEQQMRKALQYAIAPSENAQEILAFLDGFGDWIMKESDQWLTTNNFS, from the coding sequence TTGAAGGTAATTAAAAAAATAGGTCGTTTTTGCTCAGTTGATCATGATGGTTATATGATTAATGATTCACATATGAATAAAGTTCAACCAGCTTTTTTTGAGGTTATACAGGAAGTGAAGGATACTTGTATTCGCCTTTTAAAGAATGATTTACATAGTATTTATATTAGAGGGTCTATTCCGAGGGGGATAGGAATAGAGGGAATCGCAGATATAGATACTATCGTCTTAGTTGGAAAGGATCCTAAGGTGATAGATTTAGGCGGGAGAGAAAATATAGAGAAAGAAATTTTGAGGAACTTTCATTGTGTATCTGGAGTGGAATTCAGTTTTTATCATGTAGAAGATGTGCTAGATTCTACTAACTTTTTATTTGTTAGCTTTATGATTCAGACGCACAGCATATGCATATTTGGTGAAGATGTAAGGTATCAGTTGCCAAAATATAAAGTAAGTATAGAGTTAGCAAATGAGCATCTCATTCATTTACAAAAGCAAATAGAACAAGCCCGTGAAGAACTTATTCATCATAATGGTAGTGATGATATACAAGACTGTTGCCGCTGGATTATGAAAATTATTGTTAGGGCGGGACTAGCACTGACAATTGATAGGGAGGCATTGTATTCAAGAGATTTATATCCGGCTTATGAATTATTTAGTAAGCATTTTCCTGACCAAGAACAACAAATGAGAAAAGCGCTCCAATATGCGATTGCTCCTTCGGAAAATGCACAAGAAATTTTAGCGTTTTTGGATGGTTTTGGAGATTGGATAATGAAAGAATCTGATCAATGGTTAACTACTAATAACTTTAGTTAA
- a CDS encoding sodium:alanine symporter family protein translates to METVSQVLEEINHYVWGLPTLFLLVGTGIILTVRLRGLQFVKLLYAHKLAFGKSEDKSSSGDISHFQALMTAMAATIGMGNIAGVATAVSIGGPGAIFWMWMTALFGMATKYAEAILAVKYRVNGPNGEYSGGPMYYLERGLGKRWLAILFAIFGTTASFGIGNMVQSNSVAEAMRLNFSFPPALTGILMAFLIAIVILGGVKKIGKVTGFFVPIKAFFYVLAGLIIIFYHIDQIPEAFSLIFSGAFNGTAAAGGFAGATIASAIQIGMARGVFANEAGLGSAPIAAAAAKTDIPAKQALVSMTGTFLDTFIVCTITGLVLITTGAWKSGKTGVEATTLAFQSVFGNTGSMILGIAIILFAYSTILGWSYYGEKCVEYLFGRNAVRYYRIIFIVVVALGANLKLGIVWTFADIANGLMAIPNLIGLIGLSGVVVAETNRFLQAEKLKASDKQIAS, encoded by the coding sequence ATGGAGACAGTAAGTCAAGTATTAGAAGAGATTAATCATTACGTATGGGGACTACCTACCTTGTTCCTTCTTGTAGGAACTGGAATCATTCTCACAGTGCGCCTAAGAGGTTTGCAGTTTGTTAAACTTTTGTATGCACATAAACTAGCATTTGGAAAATCAGAAGATAAATCCTCTTCTGGAGATATTAGCCATTTCCAAGCATTAATGACTGCTATGGCCGCTACAATTGGAATGGGAAATATAGCTGGTGTTGCAACTGCAGTATCAATTGGAGGTCCTGGTGCAATTTTTTGGATGTGGATGACTGCCCTGTTTGGCATGGCAACGAAATATGCAGAAGCCATTCTTGCCGTAAAATATCGAGTGAATGGGCCTAATGGTGAATACTCCGGTGGCCCAATGTATTATTTAGAACGAGGTTTAGGAAAGAGATGGCTCGCTATTCTATTTGCTATTTTTGGGACAACTGCTTCTTTCGGAATTGGTAATATGGTACAGTCTAATTCCGTTGCGGAAGCTATGAGACTTAACTTTTCTTTTCCTCCTGCCTTAACTGGTATTTTAATGGCTTTCTTAATTGCGATTGTCATTTTAGGTGGTGTAAAAAAAATCGGGAAAGTCACAGGATTTTTCGTCCCTATTAAAGCTTTCTTTTATGTACTTGCAGGACTTATTATTATCTTTTATCACATTGATCAAATTCCAGAAGCGTTCTCACTTATTTTTTCTGGTGCTTTTAATGGTACAGCTGCTGCTGGCGGATTTGCTGGAGCAACCATTGCATCGGCAATCCAAATTGGGATGGCGCGAGGCGTGTTTGCAAATGAAGCTGGACTAGGAAGTGCACCAATTGCAGCCGCAGCCGCCAAAACGGATATACCTGCTAAACAAGCACTTGTCTCTATGACAGGGACTTTCCTTGATACATTTATCGTGTGTACAATTACAGGTCTAGTACTTATTACAACAGGGGCTTGGAAATCAGGGAAAACCGGTGTCGAAGCAACGACTCTAGCTTTCCAATCTGTATTTGGTAACACTGGTAGTATGATTCTTGGTATCGCAATTATCTTATTCGCTTACTCAACAATTTTAGGGTGGTCCTATTACGGTGAAAAATGTGTAGAATATTTATTCGGCCGTAATGCAGTCCGATATTACCGCATTATTTTCATTGTGGTTGTTGCCCTTGGTGCAAACTTAAAACTAGGCATCGTTTGGACATTTGCTGATATTGCCAATGGACTCATGGCTATTCCAAACTTAATTGGTCTCATTGGATTGAGCGGTGTTGTTGTCGCTGAAACAAATCGATTCTTGCAAGCTGAAAAGTTAAAAGCATCCGATAAGCAGATTGCAAGTTAA
- a CDS encoding response regulator transcription factor — translation MGLTILHIEDDEEIGLWVSEFFTERGYKVIWLKSGLHAFEYMEQTDVVIMDIMLPGFDGYTVGQRMKQKFPEIPIMMLTARASIEDKLQGLAFADDYMTKPYHPDELEARIHVLLRRLGVVSPDHIQLNHLSIDRKANRILSSQTNKEIVLTGKQFHIFMFLFNHPNQILTQKQIYEAVWEDSYIKGDRTLMVHIRHLREKIEIDPSHPQIIETIRGIGYRLKL, via the coding sequence ATGGGATTAACAATTTTACATATAGAGGATGATGAAGAAATTGGATTATGGGTAAGTGAGTTTTTTACTGAACGGGGATATAAAGTGATTTGGTTGAAGTCTGGCCTTCATGCATTTGAATACATGGAACAAACGGACGTTGTTATTATGGACATTATGCTTCCGGGGTTTGATGGTTATACGGTTGGACAGCGAATGAAGCAAAAGTTCCCTGAAATACCAATTATGATGCTCACAGCGAGAGCTTCAATAGAAGATAAACTGCAAGGGCTTGCTTTTGCAGATGATTATATGACGAAGCCGTACCATCCTGATGAACTCGAGGCCCGCATTCATGTTCTCTTAAGGCGACTCGGTGTGGTTTCTCCGGATCATATACAGTTGAACCATTTAAGTATTGACCGGAAAGCCAACCGTATTTTGAGTTCACAAACGAATAAAGAGATTGTCTTAACTGGTAAACAGTTTCATATCTTTATGTTTCTCTTCAATCATCCAAATCAGATTTTGACTCAAAAGCAAATATATGAAGCTGTGTGGGAAGATTCATATATAAAAGGGGATCGGACTCTTATGGTCCACATTCGTCATTTGCGTGAAAAAATAGAGATCGATCCCAGTCATCCTCAGATTATCGAGACGATTCGCGGCATCGGTTATCGGTTGAAGTTATGA
- a CDS encoding YxeA family protein — MKKLFVSIVAIVLVSIVYIGIAEKNDLFDIKKWGAKEYYVQITEDGKEEMAEADDGTTAKLYWYTLKAYNEKGDEITVKFFANKNLKLNAFLRVDIGGKYKDKTYGIDSYEEVKSDDIPKKAKEQIEKNNI; from the coding sequence ATGAAAAAATTATTCGTATCGATCGTAGCAATAGTCCTTGTTTCAATTGTCTATATAGGAATTGCTGAAAAAAATGATTTATTTGATATTAAAAAATGGGGAGCAAAAGAATACTATGTTCAAATTACTGAAGATGGTAAAGAAGAAATGGCTGAAGCGGATGATGGAACAACAGCTAAGCTGTATTGGTATACATTGAAAGCATATAATGAAAAAGGCGATGAGATAACCGTAAAATTTTTCGCAAATAAAAACTTGAAGTTAAATGCGTTTCTACGTGTTGATATAGGTGGTAAATATAAAGATAAAACTTACGGAATTGACAGTTATGAAGAAGTCAAATCAGACGACATACCTAAAAAGGCAAAAGAACAGATAGAAAAAAATAATATATAG
- a CDS encoding IS66 family insertion sequence element accessory protein TnpB, translating into MKRHLLKKEWETYIQDYKNSGLSKVAWCQKQNLPVHQLYYWLKKLSLETEDQNKNERVNWISMNVPVVEENIHATIRIHIQETTIELDVLKYIARC; encoded by the coding sequence ATGAAAAGACACCTATTAAAGAAAGAATGGGAAACTTATATTCAAGACTATAAAAACAGTGGATTATCAAAAGTTGCCTGGTGTCAAAAACAGAACCTACCAGTTCATCAGCTATATTACTGGCTGAAAAAATTATCACTTGAAACTGAAGATCAAAATAAAAATGAGCGTGTGAATTGGATTTCTATGAATGTTCCTGTCGTAGAAGAAAACATACATGCCACCATTCGAATTCACATTCAAGAAACAACCATTGAATTGGATGTTCTCAAATACATCGCGAGGTGCTAG
- a CDS encoding HAMP domain-containing sensor histidine kinase — protein MPAIYYLPDILLKQDAIHEPLEIEKMWEHEAEQLNEANENIINEKLGKIQGHYPKAELFWVDKAGETHVINQRIVEIPDQWTPLNLINYLDRKKQQDIFTVTATIGKDGEQGFMVFHIPKSITTLAIQPVNGDLFLILIIFVVGVSIVVVSLLFFFSIRKRLVQLQSAMSDTVNDGIPDKVTVNNSDEVGQLEKAFNRMINQLKDSRKREKEEEYLRKQLIANISHDLRTPLTVIRQHAYSIQNNPSSLKATASVQIIVNKLNDVGKLLENLLTYTLLSAGKYPLEKKNIDVIEELRNAVAEWYPVFEKEGFEVNVHLADCSLIWQVDPLWLRSILDNLFQNVIRHASSGGYICVETIDREGDLFMVIRDKGRGMEHHSEAKGAGIGLSIVSLMTREMDVFWEVSSSPQGTWHYLRQKLN, from the coding sequence TTGCCAGCAATCTATTATTTACCTGACATTTTGCTTAAACAAGATGCGATACATGAGCCACTGGAAATAGAAAAAATGTGGGAACATGAAGCTGAACAACTAAATGAAGCTAATGAGAATATAATCAATGAAAAGCTCGGTAAGATACAAGGACATTATCCGAAAGCTGAGCTGTTTTGGGTCGACAAAGCGGGGGAAACCCATGTGATCAATCAGCGTATCGTAGAGATTCCTGATCAATGGACACCTTTGAACCTCATCAACTATCTCGATAGGAAAAAGCAACAAGATATATTCACTGTGACAGCTACGATTGGTAAAGATGGTGAACAAGGATTTATGGTATTTCATATCCCAAAATCTATTACGACGCTTGCGATTCAGCCAGTAAATGGAGATCTCTTTTTAATCCTTATTATTTTTGTCGTAGGTGTTTCGATTGTAGTGGTATCTTTGTTATTTTTTTTTAGTATTCGCAAAAGACTTGTACAACTTCAAAGCGCAATGTCAGATACCGTAAATGATGGAATACCTGATAAGGTTACAGTCAATAACAGTGATGAGGTTGGACAATTGGAAAAGGCCTTTAACAGAATGATCAATCAGTTAAAAGACAGCCGGAAGCGCGAGAAGGAAGAAGAGTATCTACGAAAACAATTGATTGCGAATATCTCTCACGATTTACGGACGCCTTTAACCGTTATTAGACAGCATGCCTACTCCATTCAGAATAACCCCTCATCCTTAAAAGCAACCGCATCGGTACAAATTATCGTCAACAAACTAAATGATGTTGGAAAATTACTTGAAAATCTTCTTACTTACACATTACTTTCAGCTGGAAAGTATCCATTAGAGAAGAAAAACATAGATGTGATTGAAGAGTTACGTAATGCTGTCGCCGAGTGGTATCCGGTTTTTGAGAAAGAAGGTTTTGAAGTGAATGTCCATTTGGCTGACTGTTCATTGATTTGGCAGGTGGATCCTCTCTGGCTGCGCAGTATATTGGATAACCTGTTTCAAAATGTCATTAGGCATGCCAGTTCTGGCGGATATATTTGTGTAGAAACAATTGATCGTGAAGGCGACTTATTTATGGTCATCAGAGATAAAGGGCGGGGAATGGAGCACCACTCAGAAGCAAAAGGAGCGGGCATCGGGCTATCCATCGTTTCGCTCATGACCAGGGAAATGGATGTTTTTTGGGAGGTATCCAGTTCTCCACAAGGTACATGGCATTATTTAAGGCAAAAATTAAACTAG